The Flavobacterium sp. 1 genome contains the following window.
TTTTTTGTTGGTTTTTTAGGCAAACTTTCTTTGGGATACTTCATAAAAGCACCAAGAGTCGCATAGGAAAGCCTAATTCCTCCATCAACCCCAGGACGCGAACTGTTTAAAACCGAAAATCCATTTGCATTTCCTTCAAAATCTATTAAATCCTGCCATTCTTTGGCAGACAATTGTTCCTTATATTTCAATCCTTTTCCAATAGAAAAATATTCGCCTATCGCTTTTTCGCCAGAATGCCCAAAAGGCGGATTCCCAATATCATGAGCTAAAGATGCTGCGGCCACAATAGCTCCAAAATCGTTCATTTGATAACCATGAACTTCTTTTAAATGCGGATATTTTTCGATGATTTTTTTTCCTACCAATCTGCCCAATGAGCGTCCAACTACTGAAACCTCTAAACTATGCGTTAAACGGGTGTGCACAAAATCAGTTTTTGAGAGCGGAATCACCTGTGTTTTGTCCTGCAGACTTCTAAAAGCGGAGGAAAATATGATTCGGTCATAATCAACTTCAAAACCTAAACGTGTATCATCCTGCTCGATTCGCAATCTTTTCCCTTTGTCTCCTTGCCTTTTTAGTGATAATAATTGTTCCCAGTTCATTGTGATTTCTAATTGTAGATTGCTTCGCCAGTTCGCTATCGCTCGTGTAACGAATTATGATTTTAGATTTAAAACAACCAAAAATACATTTTATTTTAAGATTTTCATCTAATTAAATTACTTAACAAGGCTTGCAGTGGTTCGCGTGAGGGATAGGAATAAGCTACCGAAGTAGCATGGATAGCCCGACCCCATCTCAATAAAAGGGCGTATAACTGCAAAGAGAGTTAGCCCTTTTATTGAGATGGGGTCACGCCCAAATGATCAATCAAATCGCCAAAGCCGTACTGTGCTTGATTTCGCCCATAACAAAAACGCTTTGAGTATTCCCGATATTCTCGATAGTGGAGAGTTTGTTCATCACAAAGTCCTGATAACTGGACATATCTTCGACCAAAATTTTTAGCATAAAATCATAATCACCCGCAATGTTATAGCATTCAATAATTTCTGGAAGTGCCACGATATCTTTGACAAAATTGCTTCCAACATTTTTTGCATGTTCTTTCAGCCGGACATTGCAAAAAA
Protein-coding sequences here:
- a CDS encoding Lrp/AsnC family transcriptional regulator — translated: MDNIDSIDLQILKHLQEDSNINIKELASKLFLTVTPVYERIKRLERDGYIMKYVALLDKKKLNLGMTVFCNVRLKEHAKNVGSNFVKDIVALPEIIECYNIAGDYDFMLKILVEDMSSYQDFVMNKLSTIENIGNTQSVFVMGEIKHSTALAI